In one window of Leifsonia sp. NPDC080035 DNA:
- a CDS encoding type I restriction endonuclease subunit R — protein sequence MSDNRPLTSVPLVVSDESTVVAEFEAELSGASGYQSEAVLEQEFIRLLESQAYEYAQISSPAQLEANLRAQLEILNDITFSDAEWKGFFETRIASANDGIVEKTVRIQEDHVQLLKRDDGSTKNIALLDKANIHNNRLQVINQYKLGKGEGGAIYANRYDVTVLVNGLPMVHIELKRRGVDLRQAFNQIERYQRDSFWAGSALFEYVQLFVISNGTLTKYYSNTTRDRHLKEMQKPGRGRKTSNSFEFTSWWADAQNKPIRDLASFARTFFAKHTLLNILTRYCVLTADRLLLVMRPYQIVATERILRKIVVSTNYKQLGSVAAGGYVWHTTGSGKTLTSFKTAQLATALPGVHKVLFVVDRRDLDYQTMREYDRFQKGAANSNTSTAVLRSQLEDPDARIIITTIQKLSSFIKANKGHAITSEHVVIIFDECHRSQFGDMHTDITKAFKRYNLFGFTGTPIFGVNAASGGNPQLKTTEQAFGEKLHTYTIVDAINDKNVLPFRADYVDTIAVGAVIDKDVPAVDTEGALLAPGRIQQIVHYTLQHFAQKTRRASSYEHSIVTNVAESSRARRQVEAVREQRRVRGFNAIFATASIDAARRYYSTFQKEQQDLAPAQRLKIGLIYSYGANDASDDGIIEDEAFDTDALSLDARGFLEEAIQDYNDLFGTSYDTTADRFQNYYKDLSQRLKNRELDLVIVVNMFLTGFDATTLNTLFVDKNLRAHGLIQAFSRTNRILNSVKTYGNIVAFRDLQKATDDALELFGNKDAKSVALLGPYSEYYDEYAVKVNELLTTFPVDERIIGEAAQKAFIQLFGQILRLENILASFDEFAGNEILTARDIQNYRSVYLDLYSEFRKDKDAEKEPINDDLVFEIELIKQVEINVDYILMLVQKYRAEHGDGEDTEVRARISRDIDASPTLRSKKDLIEAFVDSVSVDGAVDEEWEAFIAGRRESELEAIIRDESLRPNETRAVVESAFRAGTLRTTGTEITRVLPPASRFSADGGHGEKKQRVIDTLSAFVERFLGLASSVDPE from the coding sequence ATGAGTGACAACCGCCCCCTCACCTCCGTTCCGCTCGTCGTCTCAGACGAATCGACGGTCGTCGCCGAGTTCGAGGCCGAGCTGAGTGGCGCATCCGGGTACCAGTCGGAGGCGGTCCTGGAGCAGGAGTTTATTCGGCTGCTGGAGTCGCAGGCATATGAGTACGCGCAGATCTCATCCCCCGCGCAGCTGGAGGCGAATCTGCGTGCCCAGCTTGAGATTCTTAACGACATCACCTTCAGCGATGCGGAGTGGAAGGGGTTCTTCGAGACGCGGATCGCCAGTGCGAACGATGGCATCGTCGAGAAGACCGTGCGCATCCAGGAGGACCACGTCCAGCTCCTGAAACGGGACGACGGGTCGACGAAGAACATCGCGCTGCTGGACAAGGCCAACATTCACAACAACAGGCTGCAGGTCATCAACCAGTACAAGCTCGGCAAGGGTGAGGGTGGCGCGATCTACGCCAATCGGTACGACGTGACCGTGCTCGTGAACGGGTTGCCGATGGTGCACATCGAGCTGAAGCGTCGCGGAGTGGACCTGCGACAGGCGTTCAACCAGATCGAGCGCTACCAGCGGGACAGCTTCTGGGCCGGATCCGCCCTGTTCGAATACGTGCAGCTGTTCGTGATCAGCAACGGGACGCTGACCAAGTATTACTCGAACACGACTCGCGACCGGCACCTCAAGGAAATGCAGAAGCCGGGGCGAGGCCGCAAGACCTCCAACTCGTTCGAGTTCACCTCGTGGTGGGCGGATGCGCAGAACAAGCCGATTCGGGATTTGGCCTCGTTCGCGCGGACGTTCTTCGCCAAGCACACGCTGCTGAACATCCTCACTCGCTACTGCGTGTTGACCGCCGATCGTCTGCTGCTGGTGATGCGGCCGTACCAGATTGTCGCAACGGAGCGGATTCTCCGGAAGATCGTCGTCTCCACCAACTACAAGCAGTTGGGCTCGGTCGCCGCTGGCGGCTACGTGTGGCACACCACTGGTTCCGGCAAGACACTCACGAGTTTCAAGACTGCGCAGCTGGCGACCGCGCTGCCGGGCGTGCACAAGGTGCTCTTCGTCGTGGATCGCAGAGACCTCGATTATCAGACGATGCGGGAATACGACCGGTTTCAGAAAGGGGCCGCGAACTCCAACACATCGACAGCGGTGCTGAGGTCGCAGCTCGAGGATCCGGACGCGCGGATCATCATCACGACGATTCAGAAGCTCTCCTCGTTCATCAAAGCGAACAAGGGCCACGCGATCACGAGCGAGCATGTGGTGATCATCTTCGACGAGTGCCACCGGTCGCAGTTCGGCGACATGCACACGGACATCACGAAGGCGTTCAAGCGCTACAACCTGTTCGGCTTCACGGGAACGCCGATCTTCGGGGTGAATGCGGCCTCCGGTGGGAACCCACAGCTCAAGACCACCGAGCAGGCGTTCGGGGAGAAGCTGCACACCTACACGATCGTCGATGCGATCAACGACAAGAATGTGCTGCCGTTCCGTGCCGACTATGTGGACACGATCGCGGTCGGCGCGGTCATCGACAAGGATGTGCCGGCGGTCGACACCGAGGGTGCATTGTTGGCGCCGGGGCGCATTCAGCAGATCGTCCACTACACGCTGCAGCACTTCGCGCAGAAGACCAGGCGTGCCTCCAGCTACGAGCACTCCATCGTCACCAACGTCGCCGAGTCCAGTCGCGCTCGCCGCCAGGTCGAGGCCGTGCGCGAGCAGCGGCGCGTGCGCGGATTCAACGCGATCTTCGCGACCGCCTCCATCGATGCCGCGCGCCGCTACTACAGCACCTTCCAGAAAGAACAGCAGGACCTGGCGCCGGCCCAACGCCTGAAGATCGGCCTCATCTACTCCTACGGAGCAAACGACGCCAGCGACGATGGCATCATCGAGGACGAGGCCTTCGACACGGATGCGCTCAGCCTGGACGCGCGGGGGTTCCTCGAAGAAGCGATCCAGGACTACAACGATCTGTTCGGCACGAGCTATGACACCACCGCCGACCGCTTCCAGAACTATTACAAGGACCTCTCGCAGCGGCTGAAGAACCGGGAGCTCGACCTCGTCATCGTGGTCAACATGTTCCTGACTGGCTTCGACGCCACGACCCTCAACACGCTGTTCGTCGACAAGAACCTTCGGGCGCACGGCCTTATCCAGGCGTTCTCGCGGACCAATCGCATCCTCAACTCGGTCAAGACGTATGGCAACATCGTCGCTTTTCGCGACCTCCAGAAGGCGACGGACGATGCGCTCGAGCTGTTCGGAAACAAGGATGCGAAATCGGTCGCTCTTCTGGGGCCGTACTCCGAGTACTACGACGAGTACGCGGTGAAGGTCAACGAACTGCTGACTACGTTTCCTGTTGACGAGCGGATCATTGGCGAGGCTGCTCAGAAGGCGTTCATTCAACTGTTCGGACAGATTCTGCGTCTGGAGAACATCCTCGCCTCGTTCGACGAATTCGCAGGAAACGAGATCCTCACCGCGCGGGACATCCAGAACTACCGCAGCGTCTACTTGGACCTCTACTCGGAGTTCCGCAAGGACAAGGACGCGGAGAAGGAGCCCATCAACGATGACCTCGTCTTCGAAATCGAACTGATCAAACAGGTCGAGATCAACGTCGACTACATCCTGATGCTTGTTCAGAAGTACCGCGCCGAGCATGGCGATGGCGAGGATACGGAAGTCCGTGCCCGGATCAGTCGTGACATCGACGCCAGCCCGACGCTTCGCAGCAAGAAGGACCTTATCGAAGCGTTCGTCGACTCCGTCTCGGTCGACGGGGCGGTCGACGAGGAGTGGGAAGCGTTCATCGCGGGCCGCCGCGAATCCGAGCTCGAGGCGATCATCCGCGACGAGAGCCTTCGTCCGAACGAGACGCGGGCCGTCGTCGAAAGCGCCTTCCGAGCTGGCACACTTCGCACGACGGGAACGGAGATCACACGGGTGCTTCCGCCCGCGTCTCGGTTCTCCGCTGACGGTGGTCATGGTGAGAAGAAGCAGCGCGTCATCGACACGCTCAGCGCCTTCGTCGAGCGATTCCTGGGGCTCGCATCCTCGGTCGACCCGGAATGA
- a CDS encoding SDR family oxidoreductase — protein sequence MDLHLSGANAVVTGASRGIGLATARALLAEGASVIGVARKGTPETDELAGDERFRFVAADLSDPGQIDGLREQTERVDVLVNNVGSAPPRPGGFASITDDDWMRTYELNALAGVRVTRALLERMPDGAAIVTIASENSMLADPLVMDYSAAKAAALSFSKSLSKELGPRWIRVNSISPGPVATALWLGDGGVAQTVSAAGGGTPDEVRRGAEQAIITGRFTTPEEVATLVVMLASPLLGNLTGADVVIDGGMRQTM from the coding sequence GTGGACCTACACCTTTCCGGCGCGAACGCCGTCGTCACCGGGGCCAGTCGCGGCATCGGGCTCGCGACCGCCCGCGCCCTGCTCGCCGAGGGCGCCTCCGTCATCGGGGTTGCCCGGAAGGGCACGCCCGAGACCGACGAGCTTGCGGGGGACGAGCGGTTCCGGTTCGTGGCCGCCGACCTCTCCGATCCCGGGCAGATCGACGGGCTGCGGGAACAGACCGAGCGGGTGGATGTGCTGGTCAACAACGTCGGGTCGGCGCCTCCTCGGCCGGGCGGGTTCGCATCCATCACCGACGACGACTGGATGCGCACGTACGAGCTGAACGCGCTCGCCGGGGTGCGCGTCACCCGGGCGCTGCTCGAGAGGATGCCGGACGGGGCGGCGATCGTCACGATCGCGAGCGAGAACTCGATGCTCGCCGATCCGCTCGTCATGGACTACAGCGCGGCGAAGGCGGCGGCGCTGAGCTTCTCCAAGTCGCTGTCGAAGGAGCTCGGTCCGCGCTGGATCCGCGTCAACTCCATCAGTCCCGGGCCGGTCGCCACCGCGCTCTGGCTGGGCGACGGGGGAGTCGCGCAGACCGTGTCCGCGGCCGGCGGCGGCACGCCAGACGAGGTGCGACGCGGCGCGGAGCAGGCGATAATCACCGGGCGGTTCACGACGCCGGAGGAGGTGGCGACGCTCGTTGTCATGCTGGCGAGCCCGCTGCTCGGGAACCTCACCGGGGCCGACGTGGTGATCGACGGCGGGATGCGGCAGACGATGTGA
- the rhuM gene encoding RhuM family protein translates to MTDEPSGEVILYQRDDGSPAIEVRLDADTVWLSQQQIADLFQTSRTNVVEHIQHIYEEGELDEEPTCRKSRQVRTEGSRQVAREMRFYNLDLIISVGYRVTSKVATQFRVWATARLRDYLVQGYAINERRLEQLGSLVQILARSSDELVAGVADVLGEYLPGLTLLRDYDEGRIDTAPGAVPDWTLTLDEARSVVSHVAAEFPDDGLLGKERGDALDGVIGAIYQGFGGQDLYPTVEEKAANLLYLVVKDHPLADGNKRSAAALFVTFLARNGLLLGAGSAPRITNNALAAITLMVAMSDPKEKDIMIALLIRMITESGA, encoded by the coding sequence ATGACGGATGAGCCCTCCGGAGAAGTGATTCTCTACCAGCGCGACGACGGCTCACCCGCGATCGAGGTGCGTCTCGATGCGGACACGGTGTGGCTGAGTCAGCAGCAGATCGCGGACCTGTTCCAGACGTCCCGCACAAACGTCGTCGAGCACATCCAGCACATTTACGAGGAGGGTGAACTCGACGAGGAACCAACCTGTCGGAAATCCCGACAGGTTCGCACCGAGGGCTCTCGTCAGGTCGCCCGCGAAATGCGCTTCTACAACCTCGACCTGATCATCTCCGTCGGCTACCGCGTCACGAGCAAAGTCGCGACCCAGTTTCGCGTCTGGGCGACCGCGCGTCTCCGCGACTACCTCGTACAGGGTTACGCGATCAATGAGCGGCGACTCGAGCAGCTCGGCTCTCTCGTGCAGATTCTCGCCCGCTCCAGTGACGAACTGGTTGCCGGGGTTGCCGACGTGCTCGGTGAGTACCTGCCGGGCCTCACCTTGCTCCGCGACTACGACGAAGGACGCATCGACACCGCTCCCGGTGCCGTTCCCGACTGGACGCTCACCCTCGACGAGGCCCGGTCGGTCGTCTCCCACGTGGCCGCTGAGTTCCCCGACGACGGATTGCTCGGCAAGGAGCGCGGGGACGCGCTCGACGGCGTGATCGGAGCGATCTACCAGGGCTTCGGCGGGCAGGATCTGTATCCGACCGTCGAGGAGAAGGCGGCGAACCTGCTGTATCTGGTCGTCAAAGACCACCCGCTCGCGGACGGCAACAAGCGCAGCGCCGCGGCGCTGTTCGTCACCTTCCTCGCCCGCAACGGACTGCTCTTGGGTGCAGGCAGTGCACCGCGCATCACTAACAACGCTCTTGCCGCGATCACTCTGATGGTCGCGATGAGCGACCCCAAGGAGAAAGACATCATGATCGCCCTCCTCATCCGCATGATCACGGAGAGTGGAGCATGA
- a CDS encoding type I restriction-modification system subunit M, with translation MTPVTKEGQRAELHKTIWRIANDLRGSVDGWDFKSYVLGMLFYRFISENLAAYIDKGEHEAGDANFAYAKLSDEQAELGRVETVREKGFYVLPSELFSNVRARAAGDPNLNETLERVFKNIEGSALGTDSEEDLKGLFDDLDVNSSKLGNTVARRNEKLVKLLNAIGDLPLGNFEDNSIDLFGDAYEYLMQMYASQAGKSGGEYYTPQEVSDVLARITVMGKTRVNKVYDPACGSGSLLLKFAKVLGADNVGGFYGQEINLTTYNLARINMFLHEVNYEKFDIAHGDTLIEPQHWDDEPFEAIVSNPPYSIKWEGDANPLLINDERFSPAGVLAPKSKADLAFTMHILSWLAVNGTAAIVEFPGVLYRGGAEQKIRKHLIDNNYVDAVIQLPPDLFFGTTIATCIIVLKKSKSDNAVLFVDASAEFTRVGNKNKLTSHHQDNILRALTNRENDDHFATLVSNEEIAANNYNIAVSSYVTEEDTREVVDIAALNADIARIVARQTELRASIDAIVADLERGAV, from the coding sequence ATGACACCTGTCACAAAAGAAGGCCAGCGCGCCGAACTACACAAGACGATTTGGCGAATCGCGAACGATTTGCGCGGAAGCGTCGACGGTTGGGACTTCAAGAGCTATGTGCTCGGCATGCTCTTCTACCGATTCATCTCGGAAAACCTTGCCGCCTACATCGACAAGGGCGAACACGAAGCCGGAGACGCGAACTTCGCGTACGCGAAGCTCTCCGACGAGCAGGCCGAGCTTGGTCGAGTCGAGACGGTACGGGAGAAGGGCTTCTACGTCCTCCCGTCCGAACTGTTCAGCAACGTCCGTGCGCGCGCAGCCGGCGACCCGAACCTCAACGAGACACTCGAGCGCGTGTTCAAGAACATCGAGGGCTCGGCGCTCGGCACCGATAGCGAGGAGGACCTCAAAGGCCTCTTCGACGATCTCGACGTCAACAGCTCCAAACTGGGGAACACTGTCGCCAGGCGCAACGAGAAGCTGGTGAAGCTCCTGAACGCCATCGGCGATCTTCCACTCGGCAACTTCGAGGACAACTCGATCGATCTGTTCGGTGACGCCTATGAGTACCTGATGCAGATGTACGCGTCCCAGGCCGGGAAGTCGGGTGGCGAGTACTACACCCCGCAAGAGGTCTCCGACGTTCTGGCGCGGATCACCGTGATGGGCAAGACGCGCGTCAACAAGGTGTACGACCCGGCGTGCGGGTCTGGCTCGCTGCTGCTCAAGTTTGCCAAGGTGCTGGGCGCGGACAACGTCGGCGGTTTCTACGGCCAGGAAATCAACCTGACGACGTACAACCTGGCCCGGATCAATATGTTCCTGCACGAGGTGAACTACGAGAAGTTCGACATTGCACACGGCGACACCCTCATCGAGCCCCAGCACTGGGACGATGAACCGTTCGAGGCCATCGTGTCGAACCCGCCCTACTCGATCAAGTGGGAGGGCGATGCGAATCCACTCCTCATCAACGACGAACGTTTCTCGCCCGCCGGAGTGCTCGCGCCGAAGTCGAAGGCCGACCTCGCCTTCACGATGCACATCCTGAGCTGGCTGGCGGTGAACGGGACGGCGGCGATCGTCGAGTTCCCCGGCGTGCTGTATCGCGGGGGAGCGGAACAGAAGATCCGCAAGCACCTCATCGACAACAACTATGTGGACGCCGTGATCCAGCTGCCCCCGGACCTTTTCTTCGGCACGACGATCGCGACCTGCATCATCGTGCTCAAGAAGTCCAAGTCGGATAACGCCGTGCTGTTCGTGGACGCGTCGGCGGAGTTCACACGAGTGGGCAACAAGAACAAGCTGACGTCGCACCATCAGGACAACATCCTGCGTGCTCTCACGAATCGCGAAAACGATGACCACTTCGCGACGCTTGTCTCGAATGAGGAGATCGCGGCCAACAACTACAACATCGCGGTGTCGTCGTACGTCACGGAAGAAGACACTCGTGAGGTCGTGGACATCGCCGCGCTCAACGCCGACATCGCGCGGATCGTCGCCCGGCAGACCGAGCTGCGGGCGTCGATCGACGCCATCGTCGCTGACCTGGAAAGAGGCGCCGTATGA
- a CDS encoding dihydrofolate reductase family protein, with amino-acid sequence MRPLRYAINVTLDGCVHHEAGFPPDEESMRFWTAEMQRADALIFGRTTYEMMESAWRRPASGTWPEWMDDWQIPFAEAIDGAKKHVVSSTLPSVDWNAELLQGDLREAVERLKREPGDGLFVGGVTLPLALANLGLIDEYVFVVQPVLAGHGPTLLAGLRERVQLDSVDRQDFRSSVTALRFRPAGPRYPSDL; translated from the coding sequence ATGAGACCCCTCCGCTACGCCATCAACGTTACGCTCGATGGCTGCGTCCACCACGAGGCGGGCTTCCCACCCGACGAGGAGTCAATGCGCTTCTGGACCGCCGAAATGCAGCGAGCCGACGCCCTTATCTTCGGCCGCACCACCTACGAGATGATGGAGTCCGCCTGGCGCCGCCCCGCCTCCGGCACCTGGCCCGAGTGGATGGACGACTGGCAGATCCCCTTTGCCGAGGCGATCGACGGCGCAAAGAAGCATGTGGTGTCGAGCACGCTTCCGTCGGTCGACTGGAACGCAGAGCTGCTGCAGGGCGACCTGCGTGAAGCGGTCGAGCGGCTCAAGCGGGAGCCGGGCGATGGGCTCTTCGTCGGCGGGGTGACGCTCCCCCTCGCGCTGGCGAACCTAGGGTTGATCGACGAATACGTCTTCGTAGTGCAGCCCGTCCTAGCGGGCCACGGGCCGACGCTGCTCGCCGGCCTGCGCGAGAGAGTCCAGCTCGACTCTGTCGACCGCCAGGACTTCCGCTCGAGTGTCACCGCGCTGCGATTCCGGCCCGCGGGACCCCGGTACCCAAGCGACCTCTGA
- a CDS encoding restriction endonuclease subunit S: MSRIDELIARHCPDGVPRRPLSSLGKRNKGTAITASKMKAIGDGGPVRVFAGGQTVADVAEDVIPAKHVVNVPSIIVKSRGHIGFSYYERPFTHKNELWSYSINDADVDQKFVYYYLLTQVDKLQGLARATSVKLPQLSVKDTDNLRIPVPPLEVQREIVRVLDQFTQLEAELEAELEARTQQYSHYRLRMLNSIVGESVSLDSLGKWQGGVTPSKADQRFWDGGHIPWLASMDISDESTEEIRGRVTNVAISETSLKVVPAPSVAVVMRSNILRRRLPIGLIHVDTTVNQDVRALIPRPGVDAAYVYQALRSVEEEIRAVCVRTDGSMAAVNSAAFFSWEIPLPSLEEQRRVAERLRAFDALVNDLSVGLPAEIAARRKQYEYYRDKLLTFEEAEV, encoded by the coding sequence ATGAGCCGCATCGACGAGCTGATCGCGCGACACTGCCCGGATGGAGTGCCGCGTCGGCCTCTCAGCTCTCTTGGAAAGCGGAATAAGGGCACTGCCATAACTGCGTCAAAGATGAAGGCGATCGGCGATGGCGGGCCAGTCCGAGTGTTTGCGGGCGGACAGACCGTCGCTGACGTCGCTGAGGACGTGATCCCTGCGAAACACGTGGTTAATGTTCCGAGTATCATCGTGAAGTCTCGCGGGCATATCGGGTTCAGCTATTATGAGCGCCCTTTCACACACAAGAATGAGCTTTGGTCGTACTCGATCAACGATGCGGATGTTGATCAGAAGTTCGTGTACTACTACCTGCTAACGCAGGTCGATAAGCTTCAGGGACTGGCCCGTGCAACGTCAGTGAAGCTCCCACAACTGAGCGTCAAAGACACCGACAATCTCCGAATCCCCGTGCCGCCTCTCGAGGTGCAGCGCGAAATCGTGAGAGTCCTGGACCAGTTCACTCAGCTGGAAGCGGAGCTGGAAGCGGAGCTGGAAGCGCGAACGCAGCAGTATTCTCACTACCGCCTCCGCATGCTGAACAGCATCGTTGGAGAATCTGTCTCGCTGGATAGTCTCGGTAAGTGGCAGGGCGGGGTGACCCCATCCAAAGCCGATCAGCGCTTCTGGGACGGCGGCCACATTCCCTGGCTCGCGTCGATGGACATCAGTGACGAGAGCACCGAGGAGATCCGGGGGCGGGTGACGAACGTGGCAATATCTGAGACGTCGCTCAAGGTTGTTCCCGCTCCTTCCGTGGCCGTCGTCATGCGCTCGAACATTCTCCGTCGACGCCTTCCCATCGGATTGATTCACGTCGACACGACAGTGAACCAGGACGTGCGGGCGCTCATTCCGCGCCCAGGTGTTGATGCGGCATACGTGTACCAGGCTCTTCGGTCGGTGGAAGAAGAGATTCGCGCGGTGTGCGTTCGAACGGACGGATCGATGGCGGCGGTGAACTCGGCAGCTTTCTTCTCGTGGGAGATACCGCTGCCTTCACTTGAGGAGCAACGTCGCGTGGCTGAGCGTCTTCGAGCGTTTGACGCGCTCGTCAATGACCTCAGTGTGGGCCTGCCGGCTGAGATCGCGGCTCGCCGCAAGCAGTACGAGTACTACCGCGACAAGCTCCTGACCTTTGAGGAAGCCGAAGTATGA
- a CDS encoding RNA-binding S4 domain-containing protein: MTNQAPTEDVSIGGDSIRLGQFLKFAGLLDSGGDVKEAIVDGEVTVNGEVDRRRGRQLQLGDVVTFEGHSVRVCG; the protein is encoded by the coding sequence ATGACCAACCAGGCTCCGACCGAAGACGTCTCGATCGGTGGGGACAGCATCCGGCTCGGGCAGTTCCTGAAGTTCGCCGGGCTGCTCGACTCCGGCGGGGACGTGAAAGAGGCGATCGTCGACGGCGAAGTGACCGTGAACGGCGAGGTCGATCGGCGCCGCGGGCGGCAGCTGCAGCTCGGCGATGTCGTCACGTTCGAGGGGCACAGCGTCCGCGTCTGCGGTTGA
- a CDS encoding restriction endonuclease, with protein MTLTTDDAQSLVPIWPAFVIPVLSILANGETMQRRELHDAAADAVGLSADARTETLNSGGTRYMQRVGWALSNLSKAGWIDRPARAQYAITDAGREALRLHADGFDYAKAREVFRQYWPERPVRATSIELSDASPVDIADPVEQIEDGINRIEREVGEELLARLRESHPDFFEQAVVDLLLAMGYGGAEQRGKRIGGPNDEGVDGIIDQDALGLDRIYVQAKRYKDGNTIGRETIQAFVGALHGFGASRGVFLTTSSFTSGAIEYARNVQSRVILIDGKRLVSLMIKYRVGVQVKRTYATVEVDADFFDE; from the coding sequence GTGACACTCACGACAGACGACGCGCAATCACTGGTCCCCATCTGGCCCGCATTCGTAATCCCCGTCCTCTCGATCCTCGCGAACGGCGAGACGATGCAACGCCGTGAGCTGCATGACGCGGCGGCGGATGCTGTCGGACTGTCCGCCGATGCTCGGACGGAAACGCTGAACTCTGGTGGCACCCGCTACATGCAGCGAGTCGGCTGGGCGCTCAGCAATCTGTCGAAGGCGGGATGGATCGACCGGCCGGCTCGCGCTCAGTACGCAATCACAGACGCGGGGCGCGAGGCTCTCCGCCTGCACGCGGATGGGTTCGATTACGCCAAGGCGCGGGAGGTATTTAGGCAGTACTGGCCCGAACGACCAGTCCGGGCAACGAGCATTGAATTGAGCGACGCTTCCCCGGTCGATATCGCCGACCCCGTCGAGCAAATTGAGGACGGGATCAATCGCATCGAAAGGGAAGTCGGCGAGGAGCTCCTCGCACGGCTTCGCGAGAGCCACCCAGACTTCTTCGAGCAGGCCGTCGTCGACCTGCTTCTGGCGATGGGTTACGGCGGAGCGGAGCAGCGCGGCAAGCGAATCGGTGGTCCGAACGACGAGGGCGTCGACGGAATCATCGACCAGGACGCGCTCGGCCTCGACCGGATCTATGTGCAGGCCAAGCGCTACAAGGACGGGAACACCATCGGACGGGAAACGATTCAAGCGTTCGTCGGCGCCCTGCACGGGTTCGGTGCGAGCCGCGGGGTGTTTCTCACGACGAGCAGCTTCACATCCGGGGCCATCGAGTATGCCAGGAATGTGCAATCTCGCGTGATCCTTATCGACGGTAAGCGTCTGGTTAGCTTGATGATCAAGTACCGTGTCGGGGTGCAGGTCAAGCGCACCTACGCGACCGTCGAGGTCGATGCTGACTTCTTCGATGAATAG